The genomic window AAACATAAGGCGCACTGCGGTGCGTCTCTACAGGGAATTGAAATTTGATCAATCTCATTATACCTATATACGTATAACAAAAACAAACCCGACAGCTTTCAAAAACCTGTCGGGTTAAGAGCAAGAATTACCCTTATATATAATAATGAGTAAAAACCATATTATATAATAAAGTAAACTTCTACATATATATTGTATGTATTTTTGTAATCATGTATATTTGCATTCACAAAATTATAAACAATGATCAAGATTACTTTACCCGATGGGTCAATTAGAGAGTTCGCTTCGGGCGTAACTCCAATGGAGGTCGCTAAAAACATTAGCGAAGGTTTTGCTAGAAACGTGATTTCTGCATCTTTTAATGGTACAACTATTGAAACCGAGACTCCATTAACGACCGATGGTAATCTTATTTTATATACTTGGAATGACGCTGAAGGTAAAAAAGCTTTCTGGCACTCTACTTCGCACGTAATGGCTCAAGCTCTTGAGGAATTGTACCCTGGAATTAAATTAACTCTTGGACCTGCAATTGCTAATGGCTTCTATTATGATGTGGATTTTGAAGATCAGAAAATTTCTGAAGCAGATTTCAAAAAGATCGAAGACCGTATTCTTGAAATCGCACGAGGAAAGTTTGATTTTAAAATGCGCCCTGTAACTAAAGCGGAAGCGCTGGAAATGTACAAAGACAATGTTTACAAGACTGAATTGATTTCAAATCTTGAAGACGGAACTATTACATTCTGCGACCATTCTACTTTTACTGATTTATGCCGCGGTGGACATATTCCGAATACTGGAATTATCAAAGCTGTAAAAATCATGAGCGTTGCCGGTGCTTATTGGAGAGGTGATGAAAAAAACAAACAGTTAACTCGTGTTTATGGAACTTCTTTCCCAAAACAAAAAGATTTAACTGAATATCTTGAACTTCTTGAGGAAGCAAAACGTCGTGACCACCGTAAACTTGGAAAAGAGCTTGAGTTATTTGCTTTCTCTCAAAAAGTTGGTCAAGGCTTACCTTTATGGCTACCTAAAGGAGCTGCCTTAAGAGATCGTTTGGAGCAATTTTTAAAGAAAGCACAAAAGAAAGCTGGATATGAGCAAGTTGTTAGTCCACATATTGGTCAAAAGGAACTTTACGTTACTTCTGGTCACTATGCTAAATATGGAGCAGATAGTTTTCAACCGATTCACACACCAGCTGAAGGTGAAGAATTTTTATTGAAACCAATGAACTGTCCTCACCACTGTGAGATTTACAATGTAAGACCTTGGTCATACAAAGATCTGCCTAAGCGTTATGCTGAATTTGGCACTGTTTATAGATATGAGCAATCTGGAGAATTACACGGTTTAACTCGTGTAAGAGGGTTTACTCAAGATGATGCACACATTTTCTGTACTCCAGAGCAATTGGATGAAGAGTTTAAAAAAGTAATCGACCTTGTATTGTATGTATTTGGTTCATTAGGCTTTGAAAACTTTACAGCTCAAATTTCATTGAGAGACCAAGAAGACAGAGATAAATATATTGGTACAGACGAAAACTGGGAGAAGGCTGAAAACGCTATTATCAACGCAGCAAAAGACAAAGGTCTTAATACTGTAGTAGAATATGGCGAAGCTGCATTTTATGGTCCAAAACTAGACTTCATGGTAAAAGATGCTTTGGGAAGACAATGGCAATTAGGAACAATTCAGGTAGATTACAACTTACCTGAGCGTTTTGAATTGACTTACAAAGGTGCTGATAATGAATTACATCGCCCTGTTATGATTCACAGAGCTCCTTTTGGATCTATGGAACGTTTTATAGCAATTTTACTTGAGCATACTGCAGGAAATTTCCCACTTTGGCTAATGCCTGAGCAAGCTATTATCTTGTCTTTGAGCGAGAAATACGAAAATTATGCTAAAAAAGTTTTAGATTTGCTAGAAAATCACGAAATTCGCGCCCTAATTGACAACCGAAATGAAACTATCGGTAAGAAAATTAGAGATGCAGAAATGCAGAAAATCCCATTTATGCTTATCGTTGGTGAGGAAGAAGAGAAAAACGGTACAATTTCTATTCGCCGCCACGGTCAAGAAGGAAAAGGAAATATCACAGTTTCAATCGAAGAATTTGCTGCGATTGTAGACGAAGAAATAAAAAAGACATTAAAAGTATTTACAGTTTAACTTAAATTAGAAAGTCATAGCAATAAAAAGTAACAGAGGTTTTCAACCTCGAGTAGAGAAAAAAGATGCGCACAGAATAAACAATCTTATTCGTGTTCCTGAAGTACGTCTTGTAGGTGAAAACATTGAACCAGGGGTTTTTAAAATCGCCGATGCGCTACGTTTAGCTGACCAATTTGAATTGGATTTAGTTGAAATCTCGCCAAATGCAGAACCGCCGGTTTGTAAAATCATGGATTACAAGAAATTTGTTTACGAACAAAAGAAAAGAGATAAAGCTTTGAAGGCTAAATCTTCTCAAGTTGTAGTAAAGGAAATTCGATTTGGTCCTCAAACAGACGAGCATGATTATGAATTTAAAAGAAAGAACGCTGAAAAATTCTT from Flavobacterium sp. KACC 22763 includes these protein-coding regions:
- the thrS gene encoding threonine--tRNA ligase — protein: MIKITLPDGSIREFASGVTPMEVAKNISEGFARNVISASFNGTTIETETPLTTDGNLILYTWNDAEGKKAFWHSTSHVMAQALEELYPGIKLTLGPAIANGFYYDVDFEDQKISEADFKKIEDRILEIARGKFDFKMRPVTKAEALEMYKDNVYKTELISNLEDGTITFCDHSTFTDLCRGGHIPNTGIIKAVKIMSVAGAYWRGDEKNKQLTRVYGTSFPKQKDLTEYLELLEEAKRRDHRKLGKELELFAFSQKVGQGLPLWLPKGAALRDRLEQFLKKAQKKAGYEQVVSPHIGQKELYVTSGHYAKYGADSFQPIHTPAEGEEFLLKPMNCPHHCEIYNVRPWSYKDLPKRYAEFGTVYRYEQSGELHGLTRVRGFTQDDAHIFCTPEQLDEEFKKVIDLVLYVFGSLGFENFTAQISLRDQEDRDKYIGTDENWEKAENAIINAAKDKGLNTVVEYGEAAFYGPKLDFMVKDALGRQWQLGTIQVDYNLPERFELTYKGADNELHRPVMIHRAPFGSMERFIAILLEHTAGNFPLWLMPEQAIILSLSEKYENYAKKVLDLLENHEIRALIDNRNETIGKKIRDAEMQKIPFMLIVGEEEEKNGTISIRRHGQEGKGNITVSIEEFAAIVDEEIKKTLKVFTV
- the infC gene encoding translation initiation factor IF-3, with the translated sequence MNNLIRVPEVRLVGENIEPGVFKIADALRLADQFELDLVEISPNAEPPVCKIMDYKKFVYEQKKRDKALKAKSSQVVVKEIRFGPQTDEHDYEFKRKNAEKFLKEGAKLKAFVFFKGRSIIYKDQGQILLLRLAQDLEEHGKVEAMPVLEGKRMIMFIAPKKKK